Proteins encoded within one genomic window of Desulfonatronospira thiodismutans ASO3-1:
- the pglZ gene encoding BREX-1 system phosphatase PglZ type B, protein MRVIDHILRSIRDAALYNPEVQAAPSCILWPDWDRQWEPAVNRLLQEMPELFVLGKYSPEQRTGPAIWLRCVILFSSANVEQVCDAPVSESLNSQFPVVHSGATPVIYLPGVSRQDLRAVESCPDSLKPLAELQYRGVIWSQVNAKDWTILAFLKSDQGGLGLDVARDSETKRAIRTALMPLLDEDVDLLECKRLDKDYFHNLLSGGDPVRDLLQWISAPDDFRNRLDKNHWEAFVQVCKSQFGFDPQKQGVLTAAHNLAQQKNQWRSVWSRYREAPHRYPGIPGQIRKCRPPAGSLMWYVGGEFPGWPQWNEQQEKNLRENLSGLKELPAHNARQEIIELEKIHASRRNYVWAELGLSPLAMSLKHLAVMAEVTRNTLAAGTLSDLAAGYSDWGWEADDALLRALACVHRQEDFEALSSALRTVYLPWSQESSRHLQRLWLKEHSVSHVQEEQEVYFECCLFVDGLRFDCARRLQTLLEEKGISVSRQLGWAALPSVTATGKPAASPVAGHISAAQASQENFEPCTAHHFKKLLQENQWTVCRQNDPLPRISELEVKKLWVEFGDIDHEGHEWGWKLSAHVDRLLREVRDRIEDLIQAGWTAIRVVTDHGWLLLPGGLPKIELPRALTQTKWSRCAVIKSGADTDENLYPWYWNPDRHFALADGISCFRRNDEYSHGGLSLQECLLLKLTVFAGPAARAEESLQLMDVVWKGLRCTVVVEGWTQDLWLDVRTSPGEASSSLVLKLKLLKKDGSASVVVEDEQFEGQEAHIVLINAEGQLISQTSTIIGG, encoded by the coding sequence ATGCGAGTAATAGACCACATCTTGCGCTCCATTCGGGATGCAGCCCTGTATAACCCCGAAGTTCAGGCTGCTCCGTCCTGCATATTATGGCCGGATTGGGACAGACAATGGGAACCGGCTGTGAACAGGCTTCTGCAGGAAATGCCCGAGCTTTTCGTTCTTGGAAAATACAGCCCTGAACAGCGTACCGGCCCAGCCATCTGGCTTAGATGCGTAATTCTTTTTTCCAGCGCGAATGTAGAGCAGGTTTGTGATGCCCCTGTATCTGAATCCCTGAACTCACAATTTCCTGTTGTTCACAGCGGTGCTACACCTGTCATTTATCTGCCGGGAGTAAGCCGGCAGGATTTGAGGGCAGTAGAGAGCTGTCCGGATTCCTTAAAGCCCCTGGCTGAGCTGCAGTACCGGGGGGTCATCTGGTCCCAGGTCAATGCCAAAGACTGGACCATTCTGGCTTTCCTCAAATCGGACCAGGGAGGTCTCGGCCTGGATGTAGCCCGGGACAGTGAGACCAAAAGAGCCATCCGTACAGCGCTTATGCCCTTGCTTGACGAAGATGTGGACCTGCTTGAGTGCAAGCGGCTGGATAAAGACTATTTCCACAATCTTCTTTCCGGTGGTGACCCTGTTCGCGATCTTTTGCAATGGATCAGCGCCCCGGACGATTTTAGAAACAGGCTGGATAAAAACCATTGGGAAGCATTCGTCCAGGTCTGCAAGTCCCAGTTTGGATTTGACCCTCAAAAACAGGGCGTGCTTACAGCAGCCCACAACCTGGCCCAACAGAAAAACCAGTGGCGTTCCGTCTGGTCCAGATACAGGGAAGCACCGCACAGATATCCGGGTATCCCCGGGCAGATAAGAAAATGCAGGCCGCCGGCAGGGTCTCTTATGTGGTATGTAGGCGGCGAATTTCCAGGTTGGCCGCAATGGAACGAACAACAGGAGAAAAACCTGAGAGAAAATCTCTCTGGTCTGAAGGAACTGCCAGCCCATAATGCCAGACAGGAAATAATCGAGCTGGAAAAGATTCATGCCTCGCGGCGCAATTACGTCTGGGCTGAACTGGGCTTGTCTCCCCTGGCCATGTCTTTGAAGCACCTGGCTGTAATGGCCGAAGTCACCAGGAATACCCTGGCTGCTGGGACATTATCTGATCTGGCTGCTGGATATTCTGACTGGGGCTGGGAAGCAGACGATGCTCTTTTAAGAGCCCTGGCCTGTGTCCACAGACAGGAGGATTTTGAAGCCCTCAGTTCTGCTCTGAGAACGGTCTACCTGCCCTGGTCTCAGGAAAGTTCCCGACATTTACAGCGGTTGTGGCTGAAAGAACATTCCGTAAGCCATGTGCAGGAAGAACAGGAAGTATATTTTGAATGCTGTCTGTTTGTGGATGGACTGCGTTTCGACTGCGCCAGGCGTTTGCAGACGCTGCTGGAAGAAAAAGGTATCAGTGTATCCAGGCAGCTTGGCTGGGCGGCTCTGCCAAGCGTCACAGCCACAGGAAAGCCGGCAGCCTCCCCGGTAGCCGGACACATTTCTGCTGCCCAGGCTTCGCAGGAAAACTTCGAACCGTGCACAGCGCATCACTTTAAAAAACTCCTTCAGGAAAACCAGTGGACCGTTTGCAGGCAGAATGACCCTTTGCCCCGGATTTCAGAACTGGAGGTCAAAAAATTGTGGGTTGAATTTGGAGACATTGACCATGAAGGCCACGAATGGGGATGGAAACTGTCCGCTCATGTGGATCGCCTGCTCAGGGAAGTCAGGGATCGCATCGAGGACCTTATTCAAGCCGGCTGGACAGCCATCAGGGTGGTGACCGATCACGGCTGGCTTTTGCTCCCCGGTGGACTGCCCAAGATTGAACTGCCCAGGGCCTTGACCCAGACCAAATGGAGCCGGTGCGCGGTCATCAAGTCCGGGGCGGACACAGATGAAAATCTGTACCCCTGGTACTGGAATCCAGACAGACATTTTGCCCTGGCTGATGGCATAAGCTGTTTTCGCAGGAATGATGAGTATTCTCACGGAGGCTTGAGCCTGCAGGAATGCCTTCTGTTGAAGCTAACCGTCTTTGCCGGACCTGCTGCCCGGGCGGAAGAATCACTGCAGTTGATGGATGTGGTATGGAAGGGTTTGCGTTGCACAGTCGTCGTTGAGGGGTGGACCCAGGATTTATGGCTGGACGTGCGTACCAGCCCTGGAGAGGCTTCATCCAGCCTGGTGCTCAAGCTCAAACTTTTGAAAAAGGATGGCTCTGCTTCGGTCGTGGTGGAGGATGAACAGTTTGAGGGCCAGGAGGCTCATATCGTACTGATCAATGCTGAAGGCCAGCTGATTTCTCAGACTTCGACCATCATCGGCGGCTGA
- a CDS encoding addiction module protein — translation MVTKEIKEKILALNEVERVRLAEFIFDSLDKPDPEVEQKWIEESERRYQAYKEGRINPVSMNEIRQRYKK, via the coding sequence ATGGTTACAAAAGAAATAAAAGAAAAAATTCTGGCACTCAATGAAGTTGAGCGAGTGCGTTTAGCCGAGTTTATTTTTGACAGCCTGGACAAACCCGACCCCGAAGTAGAACAAAAATGGATTGAAGAGTCGGAGCGGCGTTATCAAGCCTATAAAGAAGGCAGGATAAATCCTGTAAGTATGAACGAAATCAGGCAAAGATATAAAAAATGA
- a CDS encoding ADP-ribosylglycohydrolase family protein, which yields MTTQDRFRGCLAGLAAGDAVGTTVEFMPRGGFEPLRDMVGGGPFNLRPGQWTDDTSMALCLAESLKKKLELILEGENPYDIFVRWKPLEKQPIGWNPDLNDGVRLNIRPFMTIGDVSDLS from the coding sequence ATGACCACACAAGACAGATTCCGGGGCTGCCTTGCAGGCCTGGCTGCCGGTGATGCCGTGGGCACCACTGTAGAGTTCATGCCCAGGGGCGGTTTTGAACCACTCAGAGATATGGTCGGGGGAGGACCGTTTAATCTGCGTCCGGGCCAGTGGACTGATGATACCTCCATGGCCCTGTGCCTGGCAGAGAGCCTGAAAAAGAAACTTGAGTTGATACTCGAGGGAGAAAATCCATACGATATATTTGTCCGTTGGAAACCCCTTGAAAAACAGCCCATAGGCTGGAACCCGGACCTCAACGATGGTGTCCGTCTGAACATCCGCCCCTTCATGACCATAGGCGACGTTAGTGACTTATCGTAG
- the brxL gene encoding protease Lon-related BREX system protein BrxL produces the protein MELDYLDKKASQVLDGYLVRKDLVRTFSRQFPVPTYVVEFLLGRYCASVEWEEIEEGLEIVQKQLKSRTVKAGEEELFKARAKEAGQVKIIDSITARLDARTDSYITALPSLRLTDVRIDPELVIKNERMLTGGFYAEITLSYDPYIAQEKNGRPFGVEALREIQLSQRDVLDHLAEARKHFSTEEWKDFLLRSIGLEASTLSPRQKNAFMLRMVPFVERNYNMVELGPRGTGKSHLFQQVSPYAHLISGGKATVARMFVHMGTGQRGLVCQYDVVCFDEISGISFDQKDGVNIMKGYMESGEFSRGRDSIRADGSIVMVGNFEVDVEHQQRIGHLFGPMPQEMRDDTAFMDRLHAYLPGWDIPKISKKYLTDHFGLVSDFLSECWSRLRDESRVNLLQNRVFFGGALSGRDSNAVNKTISGLLKLLYPQDPLEIPDEELEWATQIALESRRRIKEQQKRIGAAEYRNTHFSYTIGTDGVEKFVSTPELHSENSIGADPLEPGQVWAISPGIENENPGLYRVEVNSGPGSGIKILNKPVPPAFKESMGYAEQNLYSRAAQLVGDKDPRSHEYTVQLRAFDAARSGAKLGVPALIALCTSLVRKSVRGGLVICGEINLGGSIEPIHNAVSMAEIAVEKGAVALLMPVSCRRQLIDLSDDMATKIDIQFYSDARDAFMKAIAD, from the coding sequence ATGGAACTTGACTATCTGGACAAGAAGGCTTCCCAGGTCCTTGATGGATACTTGGTACGCAAAGATCTGGTGCGTACTTTCAGCAGGCAGTTTCCAGTGCCCACCTATGTGGTGGAGTTTCTGCTGGGGCGTTATTGCGCCAGTGTGGAATGGGAAGAGATAGAGGAAGGCCTGGAAATTGTCCAGAAGCAGCTCAAATCAAGGACCGTTAAGGCCGGCGAGGAAGAACTTTTCAAGGCCAGGGCCAAGGAGGCTGGACAGGTCAAGATTATTGACTCCATAACCGCAAGGTTGGATGCCAGAACAGATTCTTATATAACTGCACTGCCCAGCCTGAGGCTGACAGATGTGCGCATTGATCCCGAGCTGGTGATAAAGAATGAAAGAATGCTTACCGGCGGCTTCTACGCAGAAATTACCCTGAGCTATGACCCGTATATTGCCCAGGAAAAAAACGGACGGCCTTTCGGAGTCGAGGCCCTGCGAGAGATCCAGCTCTCCCAGAGGGACGTATTGGACCATCTGGCTGAAGCCAGAAAACATTTCAGCACGGAAGAATGGAAAGACTTTCTGCTGCGCTCCATTGGTTTAGAGGCCTCCACCCTCTCCCCGAGACAAAAAAACGCCTTTATGCTCAGGATGGTTCCCTTTGTGGAACGCAACTACAATATGGTGGAGCTGGGTCCCAGGGGCACAGGAAAAAGCCACCTTTTTCAGCAGGTATCGCCCTATGCCCATCTTATTTCCGGGGGCAAGGCCACAGTGGCCAGGATGTTCGTCCATATGGGCACTGGTCAGCGAGGCCTGGTATGCCAGTACGATGTGGTCTGCTTTGATGAAATCTCCGGCATCTCCTTTGATCAAAAGGACGGAGTAAACATCATGAAGGGGTACATGGAGTCCGGGGAGTTCAGTCGCGGCAGGGACAGCATCAGGGCTGACGGCTCCATTGTCATGGTGGGTAATTTTGAAGTGGATGTTGAACACCAGCAGCGTATCGGGCACCTGTTTGGTCCCATGCCCCAGGAAATGCGGGACGACACGGCCTTTATGGATCGCCTGCACGCCTATCTGCCCGGCTGGGATATTCCCAAAATCAGCAAAAAATATCTTACCGACCATTTCGGCCTGGTAAGCGATTTTCTGTCTGAATGCTGGAGCAGACTTCGGGATGAAAGCCGGGTCAACCTTTTGCAGAACAGAGTGTTTTTCGGGGGAGCCCTTTCCGGACGGGACAGCAATGCTGTCAACAAGACCATAAGCGGATTACTCAAGCTCCTGTACCCCCAGGATCCTTTGGAAATCCCCGATGAGGAGCTGGAGTGGGCCACTCAGATAGCCCTGGAGAGCAGGCGCAGGATCAAGGAACAACAAAAACGCATTGGTGCTGCCGAATACAGAAATACCCATTTCAGCTACACCATCGGAACTGATGGAGTGGAAAAATTTGTGTCTACTCCGGAACTGCACAGCGAAAACAGTATCGGGGCCGATCCCTTGGAGCCCGGACAGGTCTGGGCCATAAGCCCGGGAATAGAAAATGAAAATCCAGGCCTTTACAGGGTAGAAGTCAACTCCGGTCCTGGATCCGGGATTAAAATTCTAAACAAGCCAGTACCGCCTGCATTCAAGGAAAGCATGGGCTATGCAGAGCAGAACCTGTATTCCAGAGCCGCCCAGCTGGTTGGGGACAAGGACCCCAGAAGCCATGAGTATACTGTGCAGCTAAGGGCCTTTGATGCTGCCAGGTCCGGAGCGAAGCTGGGCGTACCGGCCCTGATTGCCCTGTGCACTTCTCTGGTAAGAAAAAGTGTCCGGGGAGGACTGGTCATATGCGGCGAAATTAATCTCGGCGGATCTATAGAGCCCATACACAATGCTGTATCCATGGCCGAAATTGCAGTGGAAAAGGGGGCTGTGGCCCTGCTCATGCCTGTATCCTGCCGCCGTCAGCTCATCGACCTCTCAGACGACATGGCCACCAAAATAGACATTCAATTTTACTCTGACGCCAGGGATGCTTTTATGAAGGCTATTGCGGATTAA
- a CDS encoding AAA family ATPase yields the protein MSTTKKSIDYLTIKGFMSIQNMDRFPLGMLNVFIGSNGAGKSNLMTYFHMLGEMVEGRLQKWTRIKGSADRIMSFGVKETTRLESFIEFALNGYMFSLEPTVEGGFSFAKEKLFFQGPYYGPSWTDLGSGHSEAKLKEYYNTCKPGSTADYCYSSISSWKVFHFHDTSDTAGMKRLGALHDNDYLRPDASNLAAFLYRMAEEHPNIYQQIRKTIQLVIPFFDDFTFKPQTLPSEEKQIRLLWKQKDSDYAFWPSQLSDGSLRFICLATALLQPDPPSTIIIDEPELGLHPYAISLLGSMFRSASKRMQVIVSTQSVPLVNEFSINDLVVVERKQEATVFNRYNQEEFISWLEDYSIGELWEKNILGGRPRS from the coding sequence ATGAGTACAACTAAAAAGTCTATTGATTACCTGACTATCAAGGGCTTCATGTCCATCCAGAACATGGATCGCTTTCCCCTGGGCATGCTGAACGTGTTTATTGGTTCCAATGGTGCGGGCAAAAGCAATCTGATGACCTATTTTCATATGTTGGGCGAGATGGTGGAAGGGAGGCTGCAGAAATGGACCCGCATCAAGGGCTCGGCGGATCGTATAATGAGCTTTGGGGTCAAGGAGACAACCCGGCTGGAGTCCTTTATCGAGTTTGCATTAAACGGTTACATGTTTTCTCTGGAACCAACGGTGGAAGGAGGGTTTTCCTTTGCAAAAGAAAAACTGTTTTTCCAGGGACCTTATTACGGTCCTTCCTGGACGGACTTAGGTTCTGGACATTCAGAGGCAAAACTAAAAGAATACTATAATACATGCAAACCTGGCTCAACAGCAGATTACTGCTACAGCTCCATTTCCAGCTGGAAGGTATTTCATTTCCATGATACCAGTGACACAGCCGGAATGAAGCGCCTGGGGGCTCTGCACGACAATGATTACCTGCGTCCGGACGCATCCAATCTGGCTGCCTTCTTATACCGCATGGCAGAGGAACATCCGAATATTTACCAGCAAATACGCAAAACCATCCAACTGGTCATTCCCTTTTTTGATGACTTTACCTTCAAACCTCAGACTTTGCCCTCTGAGGAAAAGCAGATCCGCCTGTTGTGGAAGCAAAAGGATAGTGACTACGCCTTTTGGCCCAGCCAACTTTCGGACGGGTCTCTTCGCTTTATCTGTCTGGCTACCGCTCTTTTGCAGCCTGACCCACCATCGACAATCATCATCGATGAACCGGAGCTGGGACTGCACCCTTATGCCATCTCCCTGCTGGGTTCCATGTTTCGCTCGGCATCCAAGCGAATGCAGGTTATTGTATCCACCCAGTCAGTGCCTCTGGTAAACGAATTTTCCATTAACGATCTAGTGGTAGTTGAGCGCAAGCAAGAGGCCACTGTTTTTAATCGTTATAATCAAGAAGAGTTCATTTCCTGGCTGGAAGATTATTCCATAGGAGAACTGTGGGAAAAGAATATCCTGGGTGGGAGGCCACGCTCATGA
- a CDS encoding DUF4276 family protein, producing the protein MIRVHVICEGQTEERFVNELLVHSLASINVLAQPALIGKPGHKGGNLRFERLYKDIRNKLLGDKAAYCTTFFDYYGLPGDFPGKSEAGKYNDHEQKFNCVIMSISEHLEEKLGPEPMRRFIPYVQMHEFEGLLFSDPAAMARGMYHQKLTQHFLKIRDQFNSPEEINDRYEFAPSKRIQKLCSEYEKPLHGLLAALEIGLDIIRKECPLFHDWLSRIEKITAG; encoded by the coding sequence ATGATCCGGGTGCATGTCATATGCGAGGGGCAAACCGAGGAACGTTTCGTCAACGAATTGCTTGTACACTCACTGGCCTCCATAAATGTCCTGGCTCAACCTGCCCTCATCGGTAAACCTGGTCACAAGGGGGGAAATCTTCGTTTTGAAAGGCTATACAAAGATATTCGAAACAAGCTGCTCGGAGATAAAGCAGCCTATTGCACTACATTTTTTGATTATTACGGTCTGCCTGGAGACTTTCCCGGCAAATCAGAGGCAGGGAAATACAATGACCACGAACAGAAATTCAACTGCGTGATTATGTCAATATCTGAGCATCTGGAAGAAAAGCTTGGACCTGAACCTATGCGCCGTTTTATCCCATACGTGCAGATGCATGAATTCGAAGGGTTGCTTTTCAGTGACCCTGCTGCCATGGCTCGGGGAATGTACCACCAAAAACTTACGCAGCATTTTTTGAAAATTAGAGATCAGTTCAATTCACCTGAAGAAATTAACGACAGATATGAATTTGCACCCAGCAAGCGCATACAAAAACTGTGTTCTGAGTATGAAAAACCCCTTCATGGCCTTTTGGCCGCTCTGGAAATAGGGTTGGATATTATCCGCAAGGAATGTCCTCTATTTCATGATTGGCTGTCCCGTATAGAAAAGATCACAGCAGGATAA
- a CDS encoding Eco57I restriction-modification methylase domain-containing protein — translation MHPLEKALRSRLERTIERARQEAEAGAVSALEQLGVQEAAPYKHLSKEDRVLRRKLRAHARHLGNGRNAKGEQEIDRLIEEVAYEHWHRMLFARYLAENNLLIYPDPVEPVSITLEECQDLAADEGATNGWELASRYAARMLPQIFRPDSPVFELTLPPENQQRLERLVEDLPREVFTASDSLGWVYQFWQSRKKEEVNASEVKIGAKELPAVTQLFTEPYMVAFLLDNSLGAWWVKMCSEGSDQPAVEARNMLQNAQSEDELRVFFSRPGFTLSYLRFVKDDESSWTPAGGTFDNWPDTLKGFKTLDPCCGSGHFLIAQFLMLVPMRMELEGLSAREAVDKVLAENIHGLEIDQRCVQLAAFSLALAAWTYPGAGGYRPLPELNLACSGLAINARKEEWLNLANGDVKLRYTLDQMYDMFKNAPVLGSLLNPTRIAEQSYWTRENYQRALELVQKIMSREKGDYEKFEMGVVAQGIAKATTLLAEKYHFVVTNVPYLARGKQDEALKEFCQEYYKEAKNDLATVFLDRCLEFCINNNLVNQGQDRRQGVSSGNVSAVFPQNWLFLTSYKKFREKLLKQDVWQLIARLGPGAFETISGEVVKAILLSISRSLKIEKPSTLMLKKDMLQDAHSNMIRGLDVSDFHPAQEKAKQIYEMDINSVEQVKQLDNPDATIKLGNRSRFGIVRDFANCFQGLTTGDDLRLKRLFWEFIQNSDNYTYWQLLQAPSHGRSLYGGRHNLVDVRITTGELKTGALRGKDAWGKWGIAIDRVGSLSPAIYCGDYFHSLVPVIIPKFKVNLSFFLSFAKSSTLKKVAEETNQALSVDNGYFEKFEFDLNHWSKVAQEEYPHGLPQPYSDDPTQWIFHGHPCGSVIWDEDKKWTAHGPLRIEANVLHVAVARLLGYRWPAELDPEMELADEQRWWVQKAGELLPLADEDGIVCIPPVRGEAAAADRLFEILVRSYGSEWSNNILNQLLTEAGNAGKTLESWLRDKFFAQHCRLFHHRPFIWHIWDGLRDGFSALVNYHRLDFKNLETLTYTYLGDWIARQKQAVSEGVDAAEEKLAAAESLKKKLELILEGENPYDIFVRWKPIEKQPIGWNPDLNDGVRLNIRPFMTVGDVSKKGAGILRDKPNIKWNKDRGKDVQSAPWYHLFKGERINDHHLNLQEKFKSRGNNNEYN, via the coding sequence ATGCACCCTCTGGAAAAAGCCTTGCGCAGCAGGCTGGAAAGAACCATTGAGCGGGCCAGGCAGGAAGCCGAGGCCGGAGCTGTATCTGCTCTGGAGCAGCTTGGGGTCCAGGAAGCTGCCCCTTATAAACACCTGAGCAAAGAAGACCGTGTGCTGCGTCGCAAGCTGCGGGCGCACGCCAGGCACCTGGGCAATGGGCGCAACGCCAAGGGAGAGCAGGAGATAGACCGCCTCATTGAAGAAGTTGCATATGAGCACTGGCACCGTATGCTCTTTGCCCGCTACCTGGCGGAAAACAACCTGCTTATATATCCGGACCCGGTGGAACCGGTGTCCATCACCCTTGAAGAGTGCCAGGACCTGGCTGCGGACGAAGGTGCCACCAACGGCTGGGAGCTGGCTTCCCGCTATGCCGCCCGCATGCTGCCTCAGATATTTCGTCCCGACTCTCCGGTATTCGAATTGACCCTGCCCCCGGAAAACCAGCAAAGGCTGGAGCGCCTGGTGGAGGACTTGCCCCGGGAGGTTTTTACAGCTTCTGATTCCCTGGGTTGGGTTTATCAGTTCTGGCAGTCCCGCAAGAAAGAGGAGGTCAATGCCTCAGAGGTCAAAATAGGTGCCAAAGAGCTTCCGGCTGTCACCCAGCTTTTTACTGAACCGTACATGGTCGCCTTTCTCCTGGATAACTCCTTGGGGGCCTGGTGGGTTAAAATGTGCTCAGAGGGCAGTGACCAGCCAGCAGTGGAAGCTCGTAACATGCTCCAGAATGCTCAAAGCGAGGATGAGCTGCGGGTCTTTTTCAGCCGCCCGGGATTTACTCTTTCCTATCTGCGTTTTGTAAAAGATGACGAGAGCTCCTGGACTCCGGCAGGAGGCACTTTTGATAACTGGCCGGATACCCTCAAAGGATTCAAAACCCTGGATCCATGCTGTGGGTCCGGTCACTTCCTAATAGCCCAGTTTCTTATGCTTGTGCCCATGCGCATGGAACTGGAGGGCCTTTCAGCCCGGGAAGCCGTGGACAAGGTGCTTGCCGAAAACATCCACGGCCTGGAAATCGATCAGCGCTGCGTCCAGCTGGCAGCCTTCTCCCTGGCCCTGGCTGCCTGGACTTATCCCGGTGCAGGCGGATACCGGCCACTGCCAGAGCTCAACCTGGCCTGCTCCGGCCTGGCCATTAATGCCCGGAAAGAGGAGTGGTTGAACCTGGCAAATGGGGATGTGAAACTGCGTTATACCCTGGATCAGATGTATGACATGTTTAAAAACGCTCCGGTCCTGGGTTCACTTCTCAATCCAACAAGAATCGCCGAACAAAGCTACTGGACCCGGGAAAACTACCAGCGAGCTCTTGAACTGGTTCAAAAAATCATGAGCCGGGAAAAGGGCGACTACGAGAAGTTCGAAATGGGAGTTGTGGCTCAGGGCATTGCCAAGGCTACAACCCTTCTGGCTGAAAAATATCATTTTGTGGTGACTAATGTGCCTTATCTGGCCAGAGGCAAACAGGATGAGGCTCTTAAGGAATTCTGCCAGGAATACTACAAGGAAGCCAAGAACGACCTGGCCACTGTATTTCTGGATAGATGTCTTGAATTCTGCATCAACAATAATTTAGTCAATCAAGGCCAGGATAGAAGACAAGGTGTCAGCAGCGGCAATGTTTCCGCTGTATTTCCTCAAAATTGGCTTTTTCTGACCAGCTATAAAAAATTCCGGGAAAAGCTGCTAAAACAGGATGTTTGGCAGTTGATAGCCAGGCTGGGGCCAGGGGCTTTTGAAACCATCAGCGGGGAGGTAGTTAAGGCGATACTTCTAAGCATCAGCAGAAGCCTGAAGATTGAAAAGCCTTCCACCCTCATGCTCAAAAAAGATATGCTACAGGACGCACATTCCAATATGATTAGAGGCCTGGATGTAAGTGATTTTCACCCAGCCCAGGAAAAGGCCAAGCAGATTTATGAGATGGATATTAACTCTGTTGAGCAAGTAAAGCAACTAGATAATCCTGACGCGACAATAAAGCTTGGAAATAGATCTAGATTTGGGATTGTTAGGGATTTCGCAAATTGCTTCCAGGGTTTAACAACAGGAGATGATTTACGTTTAAAGAGATTGTTTTGGGAGTTTATTCAGAATTCAGATAATTATACATATTGGCAACTGCTTCAAGCGCCGAGTCATGGTAGATCTTTATATGGGGGTAGGCACAACTTGGTCGATGTCCGAATTACAACGGGTGAGCTTAAAACTGGAGCATTAAGAGGTAAAGATGCTTGGGGGAAATGGGGTATAGCAATTGATCGGGTTGGATCGCTCTCTCCAGCAATATATTGTGGAGACTATTTTCATAGTTTAGTGCCAGTAATAATACCCAAATTCAAAGTTAACTTATCATTTTTTTTGTCTTTTGCAAAGTCCAGCACTCTGAAAAAAGTAGCTGAAGAAACTAATCAAGCTTTGAGCGTTGATAATGGTTATTTTGAAAAGTTTGAATTTGACCTCAACCACTGGTCCAAAGTAGCCCAGGAAGAGTACCCACATGGCCTGCCTCAGCCCTATTCTGATGACCCCACCCAGTGGATATTCCATGGCCATCCCTGCGGTTCTGTGATCTGGGATGAGGACAAGAAGTGGACCGCTCATGGCCCCCTGCGCATTGAAGCAAATGTCCTGCATGTCGCTGTAGCCAGACTTCTGGGTTACCGCTGGCCGGCTGAGCTGGATCCGGAAATGGAACTGGCTGATGAACAGCGCTGGTGGGTGCAGAAAGCAGGTGAGCTTTTGCCCTTGGCTGATGAAGACGGCATTGTCTGCATACCTCCTGTGCGCGGAGAGGCGGCAGCAGCAGACAGGCTTTTTGAAATCCTGGTCAGATCTTACGGCAGTGAATGGTCCAACAATATCCTGAACCAGCTCCTGACTGAGGCTGGTAACGCCGGAAAGACCCTGGAAAGCTGGCTCAGGGATAAGTTTTTTGCCCAGCATTGCCGGCTTTTCCATCACCGCCCCTTTATCTGGCATATCTGGGATGGCCTGCGCGACGGATTTTCCGCCCTGGTCAACTACCACCGGCTGGACTTCAAAAACCTGGAAACCCTGACCTATACCTATCTGGGCGACTGGATCGCCCGTCAGAAACAGGCCGTGTCCGAGGGTGTGGACGCAGCAGAGGAAAAGCTGGCTGCGGCAGAGAGTCTGAAAAAGAAACTTGAGCTGATACTCGAGGGAGAAAATCCATACGATATATTTGTCCGCTGGAAACCTATTGAGAAGCAGCCCATAGGCTGGAACCCGGACCTCAACGATGGTGTCCGTCTGAACATCCGGCCCTTCATGACTGTAGGCGACGTCAGCAAAAAGGGGGCAGGCATTCTCCGGGACAAACCAAATATCAAGTGGAACAAAGACCGGGGCAAGGATGTCCAGTCCGCTCCCTGGTATCATTTATTCAAAGGCGAACGTATCAATGATCACCATTTGAACCTGCAGGAAAAATTCAAGTCCAGGGGAAATAATAATGAGTACAACTAA